In Nicotiana tabacum cultivar K326 chromosome 17, ASM71507v2, whole genome shotgun sequence, one DNA window encodes the following:
- the LOC107774703 gene encoding derlin-2.2, which translates to MAQAVEEWYKQMPIITRSYLTAAIVTTIGCSLEIISPYNLYLNPKLVVKQYQVWRLITNFLYFRKMDLDFLFHMFFLARYCKLLEENSFRGRTADFFYMLLFGATVLTGIVLVGGMIPYVSESFAKIIFLSNSLTFMMVYVWSKQNPFIHMSFLGLFTFTAAYLPWVLLGFSVLVGASAWVDLLGMIAGHAYYFLEDVYPRMTGRRPLKTPAFIKAMFADEPVVVARPANVRFAAPPVDEVPQIR; encoded by the exons ATGGCACAAGCAGTGGAAGAATGGTACAAACAGATGCCAATAATCACGCGTTCCTATCTCACCGCTGCTATAGTCACCACCATCGGTTGTTCTCTTGAG ATTATATCTCCTTATAACTTGTACCTGAACCCCAAGTTGGTGGTGAAGCAATACCAGGTCTGGCGCCTCATTACAAATTTTCTCTACTTCCGGAAGATGG ACTTGGACTTTCTGTTTCACATGTTTTTCCTAGCTCGGTACTGCAAGCTTTTAGAAGAGAACTCCTTCAGGGGAAGGACAGCAGATTTCTTCTACATGCTTCTGTTTGGTGCCACTGTTTTAACAGGAATTGTTCTTGTTGGGGGGATGATACCTTATGTCTCAGAGTCCTTTGCAAAGATCATATTCCTGAGCAATTCACTGACATTTATGATG GTATATGTATGGAGCAAGCAAAATCCGTTTATCCACATGAGCTTTTTGGGTCTCTTTACTTTCACAGCAGCTTACCTGCCATGG GTTCTTCTGGGTTTCTCTGTGCTTGTTGGTGCTAGTGCTTGGGTGGATTTACTG GGAATGATTGCAGGCCATGCTTATTATTTCCTGGAAGACGTCTATCCACGAATGACTGGTCGTAGACCCCTGAAAACACCAGCATTTATCAAAGCAATGTTTGCTGACGAGCCGGTAGTGGTGGCTCGGCCAGCTAATGTGCGCTTTGCTGCTCCTCCTGTCGATGAAGTTCCACAAATTCGATGA